A genome region from Scyliorhinus canicula chromosome 16, sScyCan1.1, whole genome shotgun sequence includes the following:
- the LOC119951045 gene encoding E3 ubiquitin-protein ligase RNF186-like yields the protein MEKVVVENASVPEHDCLICFNKYDYFIRKPKQLECQHCFCAICLKIMVSSSKYGSWIVTCPLCRRCTPVVEALVSNLPDQPSLMEVLPRRMSALPESVPEVLLLPHLLPQSHASTFTLIAEASSQPDLEDERFRNRITSAAIRRFLLTMIFFSVIMFALQYFFQIPALTWILIILTVLCALTGLVLLYLTCKSDRHRHFIAYCNCLRCSNL from the coding sequence ATGGAGAAAGTGGTTGTTGAAAACGCCTCAGTGCCAGAACACGACTGCCTGATTTGCTTCAACAAATATGATTATTTCATTCGAAAGCCCAAGCAACTGGAGTGCCAGCACTGTTTCTGCGCAATCTGTTTGAAGATCATGGTGTCAAGCAGTAAATATGGCTCCTGGATCGTCACTTGCCCTCTTTGCCGACGATGCACGCCAGTGGTGGAAGCACTGGTCAGCAATCTCCCCGACCAGCCCAGCCTGATGGAGGTCCTACCCAGGAGGATGTCGGCCTTGCCTGAATCGGTGCCCGAGGTGCTGCTGTTGCCCCATCTTCTGCCGCAGAGCCACGCCAGTACTTTCACCCTCATTGCCGAGGCTAGCAGCCAGCCAGACCTGGAGGACGAGCGCTTCAGGAACAGGATAACATCAGCCGCCATCCGGCGCTTCCTCCTCACCATGATATTCTTCTCAGTCATTATGTTTGCCCTGCAGTATTTCTTCCAAATCCCGGCCCTGACCTGGATTCTGATCATCCTGACTGTCCTGTGTGCACTGACGGGGCTTGTCCTACTCTACCTCACTTGCAAGAGCGATAGGCACAGGCACTTCATAGCATATTGCAACTGTCTGCGCTGCTCAAATCTCTAA